The genomic segment GTGCGCTCACCTGGATTAATATGGAGCACATTAATGCGGAGCAGCGCCAGCAGTTACAATGGCTTAAAGAAGTCCTGCGGGGCTTTACCAGTTATGAAAGGGCCCAAAAAGAGTTTGATGATGGCGAGAGCGACTTTGCAAAGGTGCTCATTAAGCAGCGTCGAATGATCCCAACCTATGTTGCTAATACTGCTTATGCGATGCGATTTGCCGACGATATGGTCGAGGTACTGGGCGAGTACGGGATTACCGATGAGGAAATGCTGGAGCAGGCCAACGAAGTATTCAATGAGATGCTCGAAGAAGTGTTAGATCGTGACGACGAGGCCGCGATTGCGGAGTTTGATGGTCTGGTAGAAAAGTTTGAGGCCAATATGATCACCCCGGATTTCGTGACTGAAAACATGGGGGTATTCTGGAAGATGCACGAAACCAGGCCCTATATGATGTTGCGGGCTAAGCGGGCGCATTTAAACTTGTCTTACGGGCATGCAGATAAGGCAGCAAAAGAACTTCAGGATTTGTTGCAACTCAACCCAAATGATAATCAAGGAAATCGTTATTTATTAATTAATTGCCTGATTGTCATGCGCGACTGGGCACAGCTTAGAGATTATCTGGGCCAGTTTAGTGAATGTTCTACCTTTACCCAGGCCGCTCATGCACTTATGTTGTTTGCCACCGAAGGTGACTCTGCCCATAGTCGTGAGGCTAAAAGAGCGTTGAAAGACTATAACAGCCATTTTCAGATGGTTGCTACGGGGCAGAAAAAAGCAAAACCTTATCTGGACACCTACTCGCCAGGTAGTGAAGAAGAAGTCGATTACTACCTCGAAGCAGGCGGCAAAAAAGCCTGGCTGAGTGTAGAGGGTAGCTTGTTCTGGCTCAGGCAAAAATAGACGGCAACGAGGTGGGCATGTTAAGTACACTCCGACAGGTATTGGCTAGCATGTTTTCCACCAAATCCAAGAGTTGGGCAGCTCAGCCCTTCGAATATAGCCAGCAATCAAATTTACGCCACGCCCCGTGTTTTAATGTCATTACCAATCAAGATGATTCATTGACCCAGGCATGGTTGAGTGCACAAATGACCACGCCACATAAAACTGTCGACATAAATACAGGTCTATTTGAAGCCCGAAACTACGACTGGCGCAAAGATCCCGATAACACACCTTAGCTGGTTTTAACCTGCGCCAACGATTGTTTTTTTATATCTCTTTTTCCGCGTTTGCTGGGGGTCAGCTATCGGGCTGTGTGGAACCGAGGGTTCTTTGGCACTGGTGAGCAAACGACCGTATTGGCACCACACGCCGTTGGATGGTTCCCGGCTCGTTGGCCGGGATGACGAAAGGAGGTAGGTTAGATGACGAGTTGGGGGGCGCAGTGGCGTGACTTTTCAGTCTTGTGTATGTCTGTGTGTCGGTAGAAAGCCATCTAAAGCTGGCTGAGAAACGCTTTTGCTGTTTTACGTGCCAGACATTGGGTGACAGGGGCGCTACTAAAGTCCTCTTGGGATA from the Pseudoalteromonas sp. R3 genome contains:
- a CDS encoding UPF0149 family protein encodes the protein MSIQLIKKAVKALSANSELQPDILYIEGYLMGLGVALQPPLPSEWLEHLFGHYELDNSKPLEAVMDFQAICMRKMIRDENALPKSCVLSKSDPQESLQAGKPLPLYCMGMLRALTWINMEHINAEQRQQLQWLKEVLRGFTSYERAQKEFDDGESDFAKVLIKQRRMIPTYVANTAYAMRFADDMVEVLGEYGITDEEMLEQANEVFNEMLEEVLDRDDEAAIAEFDGLVEKFEANMITPDFVTENMGVFWKMHETRPYMMLRAKRAHLNLSYGHADKAAKELQDLLQLNPNDNQGNRYLLINCLIVMRDWAQLRDYLGQFSECSTFTQAAHALMLFATEGDSAHSREAKRALKDYNSHFQMVATGQKKAKPYLDTYSPGSEEEVDYYLEAGGKKAWLSVEGSLFWLRQK